The DNA segment tcATTGTTAACCAAGCTCTGTTGCTTTCGTTGTAttttgccttgtagaaggggcccggactccttcaagtgaatttttatcacttttctgtccgggcctacctacatcttcctgatgtaaataaagacgaacttgaacttgaacttattGAGTTTATCTTTATAGTGTTTGCAGTTTTGCGGTTTCTGACAgcttttgcttcatttgtttACTCTGCTTTCGCTAagattgttatttgttattggttttttagtGTCTGACCACTTTTGCTTCTCATGTAGGACTCTGCTATAGCTACGATTGTGTGACGCTGTTTTTTCTAAAAGAAGGCCCCCTCCTTTaagttttttaattccttttatcagaatctgtgacttttttttctgcaggggttaaattttcttgttcgttttcctgatgttgatgttttttttccacgtgctgggttTGGAGCGATAACGCGATGttacatgcttgagctgaatgtttaaacaagccacctttccgcgcgataaacagttggtagtgtgagcatgtggtgtctctttcttgttagtgtccttgtttgcgccgccggtcATTTCGTACTGATAAAGTGTTTACGCAATTTGTCCTGCATGTCAGTGCCAGCCATATGGCTTACACTGAACGGCACCAGCTAAGACGTCGCTCTTCTTTTATTCGTCGTAAATTAGAGCAACAAATCGGCAGTATTGACTAATGCCATAGCCATACCGTAGCCGGTAGAATCTTCTATCTAGAGCGCAGCCTCGCAAAGAAAAGGTCAACGAAATTAGTCCGCCCCTCTTCCGTGCTCTGCTGCTAATGATTGGGTGCTACTTaggtgatttctttttgtttctgcacatGTGCAGCAGGCACGTAGAATGGTCAGTGGGAGAGCATGAGAAAGTGTAACTGGGCGTAGGGAGGTAGGGTAGGGAAGTAGACAATAGTTTATCCGGCAGCGAGCGACTGCACACAAGTTCACAACTTGTCATCTTGTCAAAAGCAGCGGTGTCGACTTGCTGAACCAGTTTTGGGCTATCGCTGACGGTTTATTCACGCTAAACTGGCTTGTCTGATATGAAAAGGCATAAGCGTACAGCAGCATAAGGACGTCATTGAAATCCTATCCCCAGAAATGCTATATCACAGTTCTATATCACACTTCACTAATAACGTGtgaagcaaaatttttctcttcaaagatGGCTGCCAACCATAGGGCCGCTACCCCATGCCAAAGAAGTTAGAACTCTCCTGCTAAACTCGTTGTGGGTGTCCCTGTTGTATTGAATTTTCGCGAATTGTGACCCCCCTTCCAGCCGTACTTCACTTGTGGCACTATTTTTCTTCGTGCTGACTGCACGCCTTAGCTGTGCGAAATCCTAAAGTATAGCTTTACCCGGGCGCCGGTGTTTTGCTTCATCAGATTCCTGAAGTGTGTGCAGGGACGAGTTGCTTCTGCAGGATGTGCGGGAAACCGCTGACGTGGTTGATGACGACTGGCGTCATttgtaccaccaccacctgcgatGTCGACCACACTTTTTTGAGACGCGATGTGGGAATTACGGACACTCTAAAGGTTTTATCTACATCTTGTAATTTACTAAAACCTTGCACCTTAAGTGGTGAAGATTTAGTGGTATGCTAAACTTTCTGATGTCTTATGCCTTACATTTGATTTGTTTCTATATAAGGGAATTTTCAAATATAACTGGACGGCAATTAAGAATCCTTGCTATGCCTCTTATATAGGCAAGGAGAAGTCGAAAACCAAATTCCACTGAAGTGAATCACATGTGCAAGTAATCTTAGTTTTAAAGCGAAGCATTCTTGCGTTCATCTTCTTTCCATGGgacccccaaacttcttaatgttgACCATTCAAGCTGGACATAGAGCACTCATGTATGGAGTGCGTGCAAAAATCTCTACTGGAAGACGTTCGTAATACAGAGCTCAAAAAACAGGGTAAAGGGTATCTATTAGAAATGATTAAGGTTTGAGGCTTTCTAGTTTCTTGCAATTTAAAGCGATCTGTaagtaagaagaaaataattgAAAGCTCCAGCTGCTTGGGGGAATTTTGCCGCCACACCGTGTTTAGAGAAACCTCTCCAAAACGCTTGTAATGAGATTTTTATAAGAAAACTAATACACAACGCTATAGGTATATGCCTAAATTGCGAAACTCGGGGCAGCTGTTCAGCATCACCAGTTCAGCATCGCTTTTGCATCCAACGTTCTCGTTGCTATGTGGCCCACCATACACATGCCTGCATCCGGCCGGTTCTTCTTATTACTGTCGAGGATACTCGTATGGCCTACGGAATCCCAGCAACCAAGGCTGCCACACCGCGAGACCACCTTCAGTCCTGATGCGAGGCAGAAAACTGAAGCTGTGAACAACATTGGTACCTCAGCTTaaacaaagtgataccctctctagCGTATAACTTGCCACCAGCACCTTATACCCGCGCGGGGCTGTTCGTGCAGGGACTCGCTCCGTAACTAAGCCGCCGATTCCACACCTAGCGCCAGAAGCGCCATCTCTCGGGCCCGCCATAAATTTGTCTAGCACGGAGAGCACCCACCCGATACACCGCGACTGTGTAGCACTCAAATGTGTATCACCTGTAAACTTCTTGCAAGGATATACAGCAGCTCTAAAAATTAACGCATATTTCTTTCGACAGCACAAGCAAgataggcttctttttttttactgaaaggaagcgccaaaagcttatgtttgtttttcttccttcaaatcttACCTGTGATGACATAGTACAGCTTGTACGAATTAGTAATGCACTTCAAAAAAAAGTTACCGATTTTTTTACGTTGAATTCATTAAACGGTCTCCGGATAGCGTTCCCCACGCGAAATGTCAGAAGGCTCACACGCACCCCGTCAGGACCAGGCTGAGCAGCAGTGGCACGATGATCGTCAGAGACTCGACAGGGATGGCTTCCTTCGCAGAGTGAACCACCCGGAGGGCTTGGGTGACGCTCTCGAAGCTGCGAAAATCGACTCGCCCGGTGGCTTCGTGGACGTAGTCCAAGGTGGGTGGTAAAGGTGCCGCTACTTGTGCTGCAAAGCAATAGCGCAGTTGCGCTATTCAGAATCTGGCAACAGGTGAGAGTAATTAGGCttcactgctgctcgcttttctaAACGCCTACAAAGCTCAGTACACTGCTGAAATACTGCTGATGTAGACGgggaagtagaaaagaaattgtaCCGCGAACCGCGGTGGCTGTGCACTGTGGGGAAACGTTCGCACAACGGGCGTTTTTCTCCTTaccggttttctgcctagatataaTCACCTTGCAGAGGACGTTTCTTCAGAACAGTTTAATTTATGTCGACCCCGTTTATTTTCTTGCGCCGGCTTCGTTCTTATGAagggaaaacgctaagacgcccgtgtgctgtgcgatgtcagtgcacgttaaagatccctaggtggtcgaagttattccggagcactccactacggcacctctttcttccttttttctttcactccctcctttatcccttcccttacggcgcggttcaggtgtccaacgatatatgagacagatactacgccatttcctttccccaaaaaccaattattattattattactttttagGACCACAGGGCagataaatacttttttttttcaaaatgctgaATTATATGTTAATTGTGCCAAATTTTCTTCTAACTCTAGATATATCAACGAACGCTGCAACATAAAAATTCAAAATCAAAATGTATGCCTTTCGCAATCAAGATTATAAGAACGTTTCGACCTCTACCACTCTGCTAGGAATGCGATGATTGTTGAGcaagccttctgccacattttctaaACTCTGCCGCCATTTAGCAAGATTCTCAAGAAAAGCATATactacaaaacaattttctgaagATATAACAGTTGAATATTGGTTGAGtggtcacaaaattatttttaatatacttaaaaatttcatttgtgcatatcgagaaataaaaaaaattgaaaacacccATCCTTTCTATacatagtctttttttttatgcggcaCAAGTGGGTCATAAGCGAGGAAAaacttgaggtctgacggtctgCTTTCTCCCTTCCTTACTGAAATAGTGACTTCGTTTTGACTGATCACCTaggcacgaaaacaaaaaaaaatgtgaaagtccGTCTCCATTTGGCGGCAGTTGGGCGCGCGCACTATACACACAAGAAACAACTTAACACTTTGAGATCCCCTATTTTTACCTACCTCGTACATCAAGGTTTACTTCGTAGAAACGGTTCCTGTTTCTGCCGTTATTACACGATTCTGATATAGAACCCCTTTTGGCGTTAGAGGTAAACTGTCCAGGAATCTTTCCTATCTATTGCCGCGACGTCTAGAAAGGCCTCATGCAAAGTGTTCGAATGAGTGAATCCTCACGAGGGTCATGATAGGCGGTTAGACGCCGAAGTCCAGGGACGTCTTCGGCTTGCCTATGCCAGATGCCCAGCAGGACGAAAGGCCATGGCTTGTGGTACAAACCAACGAAAATCGCAGCCAGCAGCGTCCCAACGCAAGTAAGCAGCAAAATCATGGCGACCcgtcttgtgtttttcttcttcttcagcgcttcttttacttacgtttttagtttattttgccaATCTAAATGTATTTTTACTAAGCCTCGCACGGCGGCCAAATGCGACTTCTGATATTTTGTTTTATAAGGCCATAATAATAATGGCTACCATCTATGGATACAGTTTACCGCCGTTTAATGCGTTCTAtcgggagcaagagagagagtgagaaagaagaaagccaaGGAGCTTAATACTATATGGTCGCGGATATTCAATAATGTGGTAAATGTGTGAATGACTCTAAGTGGGAAGCTAATACAAGTATAATTATGTTACACTCCTTAGCATATCGCATATTGGGAGTGTAGTCTGTTTTGCCTTCCACGTACCAACTAAATACGGAAGTTCTAACATCACGACACAGTGAgaattcaggaagaaaagaagtgTAGGGCAGTCTGTTGAAAATGTGGCGGTGTGCTCATGAGCGATTCCCTTTGGAGGAAGATCCACTTCATTAACATTGTAAGTGTGCACTATCGACTTATCCAAAGCAAGTTGATTGATTTATTTTGCCCTCAGGGCGGAAGACTTCAGAGGGAAGGGGAGAATACAAAAGGTTATTATGAAATCACAAGTACAGAACAAGATCAGAGGGCAAGATATCAAATAAAGAATGCAGGTACTGCGCAGAGAGTGTAGTTGGAGCAAAGTGTCATCTTCAGAAGCTTCAGCAATTGTAAAAAAACCAGCGTGTAAAAAGCACACCGCTtacaatatttacttgcaaaTCATGCAGCGTTGCTCGTTTTGCCTCGCCACCGTTCTAAACACCTCAATAGAGAAAGAAGTCGCATTCTTACGCCTCCGAAGCTTAGCTCTTCATTTTactcttgagataaacctggatgagttttttcctctTTGGATCTGTGCCAAACCCTGGCTaatcccccaccatgggtatgcgccatcgtatttgagacaacaacaacaacgacaaaaacaGCACTTTCAGGAGTACAGGCGAGTCCTACGGAATGGCTGTACGTACTTTGTTCGGCGACTGTGTAAGAATTTGTTCGGACTTGGTTGACATATGACGAACCTCCAGTCGCACTGTCCGTATGGTGACCATTCAGTTCGGgccgaacaaaacagaaatagaaaATGGTAAAACAGCGGGGAAAATGCGGTATTTACAATGAAAACGATGGCTAGGTTTGAAGATTCTCGAATGCCTCAGTGATGCTTCTACCACTCTCTTGTCTGCACGGGTTTCCTAGCAAGAACTTCGTCCGAAACAGCAGTAGTCGGTGCGCGCCATTCGCCTCTCCGTTGGCGACGCTCTCGATGCTGGGGCGCCTCCGTCGTCAGTTGTACCTCGGCGGTGGCGTTGAGgcgctctccattactttgcttcTTTCTGGCTGCTTCAGGTTCGATTATCTTTAGTTATGTAAGCGGTGTAGTTCTCTTTCGGCGAAAAAGCAgtgcgtgtgtatgcgtgcgtgcgtgcgtgcgtgcgtgtgtatgtctgCGTCACCGTCACCGTCGAGGTGTGCAGCTGGTAGCAAGGCTGAGAACTTCGTCAGCATCAAGGCGCAAACGGCGAGGAGGCGCTGGACTATGCcacgtgtggagttcgctgacctttccgcgaactcgttgatcttgtattcgcaaggaaagctgctcccacggggtcggaagtccccaacaaaggggcccgtctcatccctgccgcccctttgtgcagcggacgtcctcgtttacgccgcgccgtcacggggatgacccgccgggaaaaacgcgaaccaagtacagctaacgacatgtggttgttagggggttgacgaggtttcgggggcgcacgagatattagccgagtgaccggaagcccactattcctgtaacgactgtctacttcccttaacgactgtcttctctttgttgctgtcaacaacctgagtcatcgcctcgtcggcacatgtttctagcgtctgtggtgccgtgggtggcgtgggaacggaagtcgcatttgtgttgtttgtgtagttattcgaaacctccttcccaaatgttttaatcagacctttttccccaatctctgatcagtgggcggaccttattttcctttccctaaccactgattggcgagatgggtcgttggttatcttattggttgctgtccccgctaagggcggagacagagggtttaaaaccaagcgctctgggttgagcgggggctgaattcgtctgatccacgatttagtcatgtaaatagttttctccttgctttgtttcttctcattttttttacctatgttgtaaataaatagttaaccttctcctttccttgagtaatgtgaatgtttgcgagtagaaccaccgggtcatcaagaaactccgatttcatcttcaagtagtttcctcacatCACCACCTGAAAGCGGAAATTCAACTGGCACAGTCGGCacaggaaactcaactggcgcagcacataggaaactcaactggcgcagtcgacacaggatctcaactggcacagtcgacacaggatctcaactggcgcagtcgacacaggatcgcaacatctttctactcaaggcattggacggaaggtgagaagaacaagttggtggacaagctgtttgtcctaaaggagaaaacgtgaagctgcgtcgcaagactgacgtcgaaagcttcaggatcacgggtcgagttcgagaggatgtcggaggctcaagtcagctaggagctgaaggagccgggcaacaacaagccatcgagggttcgagtcagcgagctgctgaaaagaaccaggcgtccacatcgaacgggttcgagtcagcgagctgctgaaaagtaaccaggcgaccaagtcaagccagtcaaacgaggcaggagtcagcgagctgctgagagatccagagctcaagtcgtccgcatcgaggagcccgtcgtcatcactgaggacgacgagatcaccggggcagagagcaaccagtaaggtgggatacctttctgctttctccgaattcaccatgtcggtgtagtgtttagtgctagaaacaatagcacggaaaacggagatggctgccgtacggtatgatcaggagggcaggatgcgacgtgttgagcaggaggaggctgaacagctgagtgaaattaaaaatttgaaattccaaattgaactagaaaagaaaaaccttgcacagatgcaattgaaattaaggcagggggcgaaagttgatagcgaggtcttattcgcagcagttcaatgttatacctgcatgaaatttggacactcgatgattgactgcccgaattcaaagcaaaaacaagatgttcccgcggtgaggacagatgtgtgcaaactagcagctcaggtagagatactggcgcctgataaaccaagctcccagtcggagatggctgttgataagctcagtcaaccagatagggttgACGATCTCGCATGCCGCAACTTGcaatccgaaggtcaaaattctgaagcctgtgtggattcagggaacgaaataacaaaacgggaatgtgtggttctccaaagagcacaagctgatctaacgctgtgtgccgtgccagaacagatcgctgaaggcagAGAGGCGTTAGAAACTTctgtgaagcacgcgctgtcagagcgagcatatatagagctgacccaggaggcgcaggagtggacttctcgtgaacaagagttgaacattgtgcaagagcaggtcggagctaactctgaagcggcgggaacgcgcgaggaagaggtaaatcaggatatgatagcgggcacactccttgcaggtgatggtaagctagctgccaaagatgagttggttagccagctggagctgacactgtgcgcagtgacagcagatgtagctccaggtgtagggaagttgataacacttgagacgcccgcgctgctggagcagccagaaaaggtgaagctgcaggaagaaaatgagaaagctgatTTGAAAGAGCACTTCATAACACCACGCGAATCTGTTAGCGacaaacctgaggcttcagtagagcttcaagcagatccggaagctgcaaatgtgtctgcagcagattgggagttaccAACGACAACTGCAaagagtttcacagcaggtagggaactcggagattcggatactgcattcatccctgtaagtctaaacatgaagcataagacctcattaccagaagagggggagcaagctggtcaaggtaaatgggagaaaagattgcttaagggcatggttttctttgaagagaatgccggctgccagccgtacaggcagctagcgctacctgaagagcgatgtaaaactgcatgtgaagtagccggtgacaggcctatcccaactgtgaaattcagaggcagagaacgcagacacgatggcagcagcaatcttggtagaatgcagggagctggtgagctttgttgcttttgatgaaaacgacgatgtatacccgatagcggcggtagccttcacaaccggcgccgtgccggataaattggaattttggtccaatcttgtggacaaagctaaaaggaaacatcttctttttcgagatgtaggtggctagaaatcattctgccaatttggcgcaccgatctgacatggtggattctggaatgtgcagattggtgtccgaaccttgtgtgcacggaacgaattgaggctgtgtatgtgtgtgtgcccaatgctgcttggaaccttgtggacggactttaatgtcacactgacagcaagtgtccgcgtgacattcttggttgggaggtgtggagttcgctgacctttccgcgaactcgttgatcttgtattcgcaaggaaagctgctcccacggggtcggaagtccccaacaaaggggcccgtcccatccctgccgcccctttgtgcagcggacgtcctcgtttacgccgcgccgtcacggggatgacccgccgggaaaaacgcgaaccaagtacagctaacgacatgtggttgttaggggaatgacgaggtttcgggggcgcacgagatattagccgagtgaccggaagcccactattcctgtaacgactgtctacttcccttaacgactgtcttctctttgttgctgtcaacaacctgagtcatcgcctcgtcggcacatgtttctagcgtctgtggtgccgtgggtggcgtgggaacggaagtcgcatttgtgttgtttgtgtagttattcgaaacctccttcccaaatgttttaatcagaccttttccccaatctctgatcagtgggcggaccttattttcctttccctaaccattgattggcgagatgggtcgttggttatcttattggttgctgtccccgctaagggcggagacagagggtttaaaaccaagtgctctgggttgagcgggggctgaattcgtctgatccacgatttagtcatgtaaatagttttctccttgctttgtttcttctcgttttttttacctatgttgtaaataaatagttaaccttctcctttccttgagtaatgtgaatgtttgcgagtagaaccaccgggtcatcaagaaactccgatttcatcttcaagtagtttcctcacatcgccaccggaaggggaaactcaactccacGGCTCTCGCAGATCACTGCACGGGCCATACGGCCGAAGTTCCGGCATTCGATTCCATTATAATCCAGCTCGAATGGCCGTGGGCCGAGGAGGTACATGGTAGTGACGACTGGTAGCCGGTGTCGGAAGGCTGGACGCATGGTCACTATACGTGATGCTTGGTTCCGCGTTGCGACCGCGAGAATGGCTCCAAATGCGCTCAAGAACACTGAACGCATTCACACACGATTTCTTTTAAATGTCAACAAGTCGCCGTCTGTGTGAGCACCtatcaatgaatgaaaagaaattcaCGCGCCTTATATAACCGCCTTGAGGGTTGGTGTTCTAGCGAAGGGCATGCGCAATAGAATAAAAAAGCAGAAGCACGCTTTCGCATGAATTATTGGGGCAATGACGATAAGCGAAGTATTCGGAAAGTATATCATCACCACATAGTTTTCCGCGTTTCTAAAAGGCAAACTTTACGTCTTATCGTCACGGGCGCTGTGACATAAGCAAGCGTGAAGGGGAGGATA comes from the Amblyomma americanum isolate KBUSLIRL-KWMA chromosome 1, ASM5285725v1, whole genome shotgun sequence genome and includes:
- the LOC144106136 gene encoding uncharacterized protein LOC144106136, with product MILLLTCVGTLLAAIFVGLYHKPWPFVLLGIWHRQAEDVPGLRRLTAYHDPPQVAAPLPPTLDYVHEATGRVDFRSFESVTQALRVVHSAKEAIPVESLTIIVPLLLSLVLTGWWWYK